From Paenibacillus segetis, one genomic window encodes:
- a CDS encoding glycoside hydrolase family 31 protein — protein sequence MNITFDLLTNERWYGGYCHYGWAQPLGEESESDINMEINTTVNQAMPFMVSTKGRYIWCEDGFQLHFKKGTLSIDYHKSEPIISAQHATLQEAYIDARAKHFPFKGDSIGMNLFTAPQYNTWIELTFYQNQKDVMKYAADITGHGLPSGVLMIDDGWSDYYGKWSFNKEKFPDAKQMIDDLHTQGFKVMAWICPFITPDTTEFRYLRDHHLLIETKDNDPYICKWWNGYSAVLDMSNPATIEWLDQQLSILMNEYGVDGFKFDAGDSIFYSNEMVTYSPTDPNTQSRLWAEYGSKYEYNEFRVTWKAAGLPLMQRLADKNHSWDEHGIQSLIPNTLVQGITGHPFVCTDMIGGGEYLNFHQNSQNLDEELFVRHAQIACLLPTMQFSAAPWRVLSPDNFELIKKSVELRNEYMPLILQLVDHARLTGEPIARLMDYVFPNQNLENITDQFMLGDQVLVAPILLKGAVDRFVKLPKGTWKDRHGLLWDGGVTVTLAPLVGEPIVLELQA from the coding sequence TTGAACATCACATTTGATCTATTAACGAATGAACGCTGGTATGGAGGATATTGTCATTATGGCTGGGCACAGCCTTTGGGTGAAGAATCTGAAAGCGATATCAACATGGAGATCAATACCACGGTAAATCAGGCAATGCCATTTATGGTCTCAACAAAAGGAAGATATATTTGGTGTGAGGATGGTTTCCAGCTTCATTTCAAAAAAGGCACCCTATCCATCGACTATCACAAGAGTGAACCTATTATAAGTGCACAGCATGCTACCCTTCAAGAGGCTTATATCGATGCGCGCGCCAAACATTTCCCGTTCAAAGGGGACTCCATCGGGATGAATCTATTTACAGCGCCACAATATAATACTTGGATTGAACTTACATTCTATCAGAATCAGAAGGACGTTATGAAATATGCAGCTGATATCACGGGACATGGATTACCTAGCGGTGTTCTGATGATTGATGACGGCTGGAGCGACTATTATGGAAAATGGTCATTTAACAAAGAGAAGTTTCCTGATGCTAAGCAAATGATAGATGATTTACATACTCAAGGTTTTAAGGTAATGGCATGGATATGCCCCTTCATAACACCGGACACAACCGAATTCAGATATTTAAGAGATCATCACTTGCTTATTGAAACCAAGGATAATGATCCTTATATTTGCAAATGGTGGAATGGATACTCGGCGGTATTGGACATGTCTAATCCCGCTACGATAGAGTGGTTAGACCAACAACTCTCCATCCTAATGAATGAATATGGAGTAGATGGCTTCAAATTTGATGCAGGTGATAGTATCTTCTACAGCAATGAGATGGTCACCTATAGCCCTACCGATCCTAATACGCAATCGCGACTATGGGCAGAGTATGGGAGCAAATACGAATATAATGAGTTCCGGGTGACGTGGAAAGCTGCAGGCCTTCCTCTTATGCAGAGATTAGCGGATAAGAACCATAGTTGGGACGAGCATGGTATACAATCTCTGATTCCTAATACGCTTGTTCAGGGAATAACGGGTCATCCGTTTGTTTGTACGGATATGATTGGCGGAGGAGAATATTTAAACTTTCATCAGAACTCTCAGAACTTGGATGAGGAATTATTTGTGCGTCATGCACAAATTGCTTGTCTACTTCCCACGATGCAATTTTCTGCAGCCCCGTGGAGGGTGCTTAGCCCGGACAACTTTGAGCTTATTAAGAAAAGTGTTGAGCTCCGAAATGAATATATGCCTTTGATCCTGCAGCTAGTGGATCATGCTCGCCTTACAGGTGAACCAATAGCCAGATTGATGGATTACGTCTTTCCTAATCAAAACCTAGAGAACATAACGGATCAATTCATGCTAGGTGATCAAGTATTAGTTGCCCCTATCCTACTAAAAGGCGCAGTTGATCGATTCGTGAAGTTGCCCAAGGGAACATGGAAGGATCGGCATGGTCTATTATGGGATGGTGGAGTAACTGTTACCTTGGCTCCACTTGTGGGTGAACCGATCGTACTGGAATTGCAAGCTTAA
- a CDS encoding response regulator, which translates to MISALIVDDELLTVRMLENTIDWNSYGIQVIATAQSGKQALDQFRNYQVELIITDINMPGMNGIEFIRQVREINKETRIILLSGFGEFQYAKQAMKYGVSTYILKPMDELELDLALKEAVHEIASNKKTQKMIQQNKHISQSRMIKGFMKKTVSENSLHGIASELQFQFDEYILFSINIENETMKDFMDMNNLLYSKSSYIQESLSHVLQEYGEIIILEYEDDSWFILISHIHVDQAPNCAQKMIHSFLETFAIPCNVCFSSTYHTMNELPLAYEEVEKLKRLSQYTNNGGVIGHGYNYEITAFDKLQLIEDEKTIISYILSGKIVSAREKLVEILQHTIHMGPSSLDDVYDFCFNILSEIKKYLLEEKYISSISNVIMNVNYQDLLKLSTIDLLTNFMVKMINSISTLDTSGDSSVNKLVEKSIQYLEDHYSENISLEEVCEHVAMSKNYFCYLYKRETGKSMWVSLTEIRMEKARYMLEHTDMKSYEISYNVGYDNPSYFSKLFKKMHGVTPNEYKNNPSNIT; encoded by the coding sequence ATGATCAGCGCATTAATTGTAGATGATGAACTTTTAACGGTGCGGATGTTGGAGAATACCATTGATTGGAACTCGTACGGTATTCAAGTCATTGCAACTGCGCAAAGCGGAAAACAAGCCTTAGACCAGTTTCGTAATTATCAGGTTGAATTGATTATTACCGATATTAATATGCCTGGGATGAATGGAATCGAGTTCATTAGACAAGTAAGAGAAATAAACAAAGAGACACGAATTATTCTACTTAGTGGGTTCGGAGAGTTCCAATATGCTAAACAAGCAATGAAATATGGTGTATCTACTTATATTTTAAAGCCTATGGATGAGCTGGAATTAGATTTAGCTTTAAAAGAAGCTGTACATGAAATTGCGTCTAACAAAAAAACACAGAAAATGATTCAGCAAAATAAGCACATTTCCCAAAGTAGAATGATTAAAGGATTCATGAAAAAGACGGTTTCGGAGAACTCTCTTCATGGAATCGCCAGTGAACTCCAATTTCAATTTGATGAATATATATTGTTCAGTATTAACATCGAGAATGAAACCATGAAAGACTTTATGGATATGAATAACTTACTTTATTCAAAGAGTAGCTATATCCAAGAAAGTTTAAGTCACGTGTTACAAGAGTACGGAGAAATCATTATTTTGGAATACGAAGATGATAGCTGGTTTATTCTTATATCTCATATCCATGTGGACCAAGCCCCCAACTGTGCCCAAAAAATGATTCATTCATTTTTGGAAACGTTCGCAATTCCTTGTAACGTATGCTTTAGCAGTACCTATCATACTATGAATGAACTTCCCCTTGCGTATGAAGAGGTTGAGAAGCTGAAACGTCTGAGTCAATATACGAACAACGGCGGGGTTATTGGTCATGGATACAACTATGAAATTACAGCATTCGATAAACTGCAGCTAATTGAGGATGAGAAGACCATTATCTCATATATTCTAAGCGGCAAGATCGTCTCCGCTCGTGAAAAGTTAGTTGAAATCTTGCAGCATACGATTCATATGGGCCCTTCCTCATTGGATGATGTGTATGATTTTTGTTTCAACATTTTATCTGAAATTAAGAAGTATCTACTGGAAGAAAAATATATATCTTCGATATCCAACGTGATCATGAACGTGAATTATCAAGATTTACTCAAGCTTTCAACCATCGACCTACTCACGAACTTTATGGTGAAAATGATAAATAGCATCAGTACGCTGGATACAAGCGGAGATTCCAGTGTAAATAAGCTTGTGGAAAAGAGTATCCAATATTTAGAGGATCACTACAGCGAAAATATATCGCTAGAAGAAGTGTGCGAGCATGTCGCAATGAGTAAAAACTATTTCTGTTATTTGTACAAACGCGAAACCGGAAAGAGCATGTGGGTATCATTAACTGAGATTCGAATGGAAAAAGCGAGATATATGCTTGAACATACGGATATGAAGAGTTACGAGATTTCTTATAATGTCGGCTATGACAACCCCAGTTATTTCTCCAAGCTATTCAAAAAAATGCACGGGGTCACGCCGAATGAGTACAAGAACAATCCCAGCAACATAACATAG
- a CDS encoding sensor histidine kinase yields MRRPRSLRSKINVYFITMLIVILGIFSLAITQYFKETFRENAVSNGEQIVGQSISTMDTYFSHLKKIIQVLGSNENILKAVEYRNSVDEVDYKYELGNKWTVEYAMQNAIGYNYDIKDIIIIGKDGSALYHSGSSIRQDYNFREQDWFRATQDDYAIVNFSGLHAQDYYFNKTDGQTISMFIPVKDYRNVHKNYNATLMFNFYVDKMFYSGDLSFSHAIIIVDAQDNIVWDTSNGLNDKQMQQLKQQLKGDKGSFIVDQTDSDTSPYSVVYDTSRITGWKNIGLKSLDEVDRHIHVLMMFSFYSVLATIAAVLISSMIISKSITKPITKLAQKFKRIPAESLDVDLYDDSTKEILILSTTADKMIMKLHDLNQEVLLEQASAKDAQVRALQHQINPHFLNNTLQNIKALALSNDSQAISEISTILGKMLTYSIYQPYEMVELHREIHHAENFIKIQMYRYPNMFDYEVVCPEELWSVKVPKLILQPIVENAIQHGILKKGHGYIVISIQEEYEDVLISVIDNGAGIPTNKQEQLQHELRNSRVGSKSSSIGLANIHERIRITYGGSYGIRIHSEEGKHTTISIVIPK; encoded by the coding sequence ATGAGAAGACCCAGATCACTAAGAAGTAAAATAAATGTGTATTTTATTACGATGCTCATCGTCATTTTGGGTATTTTCAGTCTGGCTATCACCCAATATTTCAAAGAGACGTTTCGTGAAAACGCTGTCAGTAACGGGGAGCAAATCGTTGGGCAATCCATATCCACGATGGACACTTACTTCAGCCACCTTAAGAAGATCATTCAAGTATTAGGCAGCAATGAAAATATATTAAAAGCGGTTGAATATAGAAACTCTGTCGATGAGGTCGATTACAAATATGAGTTAGGTAACAAGTGGACCGTTGAATATGCCATGCAGAATGCCATCGGTTATAACTATGACATTAAAGACATTATAATCATCGGGAAAGATGGTTCGGCTTTATATCATTCTGGGAGCTCTATCAGACAGGATTATAATTTCAGAGAACAGGATTGGTTCCGGGCAACTCAGGATGATTATGCTATCGTAAATTTCTCAGGCCTACATGCACAAGACTATTATTTCAATAAGACCGATGGGCAAACCATCTCCATGTTCATTCCTGTCAAAGACTATCGCAACGTACATAAGAACTATAACGCTACATTAATGTTTAACTTTTATGTAGATAAGATGTTTTACTCCGGAGATCTATCCTTTTCTCATGCGATCATCATCGTTGACGCTCAAGATAATATCGTCTGGGATACTTCGAATGGCTTAAATGACAAGCAAATGCAACAATTGAAACAGCAGCTGAAGGGTGATAAGGGTAGCTTCATTGTTGATCAGACAGACTCGGATACATCCCCCTACTCTGTTGTATACGATACCTCACGGATCACAGGTTGGAAGAATATCGGCCTGAAATCACTTGATGAAGTGGATCGCCACATTCATGTATTGATGATGTTCTCATTCTATTCCGTACTAGCTACCATCGCTGCCGTATTAATCTCATCGATGATCATATCGAAAAGTATAACGAAACCGATTACAAAGCTAGCTCAGAAGTTCAAAAGGATCCCTGCAGAAAGCTTGGACGTAGATTTATACGATGACAGTACCAAGGAAATTCTCATTCTATCAACCACAGCAGACAAAATGATTATGAAGCTCCATGATCTAAATCAAGAGGTTCTGCTTGAGCAAGCCAGTGCCAAGGATGCCCAAGTACGGGCATTGCAGCATCAAATCAATCCGCACTTCTTAAATAATACATTGCAGAATATTAAAGCTTTAGCATTAAGTAATGATTCACAAGCGATATCGGAAATATCAACGATTCTCGGAAAGATGTTGACCTATTCCATATACCAACCATATGAAATGGTAGAATTGCACCGAGAGATTCATCATGCGGAAAATTTTATTAAAATTCAAATGTACCGATATCCTAACATGTTCGATTATGAGGTTGTTTGTCCAGAAGAGTTATGGAGCGTGAAGGTCCCTAAATTGATCCTTCAGCCGATTGTAGAAAACGCAATCCAACATGGGATTTTAAAGAAGGGTCACGGATATATCGTTATTTCGATTCAGGAAGAATACGAGGATGTACTTATTTCAGTCATTGATAATGGAGCCGGTATTCCAACGAACAAGCAAGAGCAGCTACAACATGAACTGAGGAACAGTCGGGTTGGCAGCAAATCAAGCAGTATTGGACTTGCTAATATTCACGAACGAATTAGGATTACCTATGGAGGCAGCTATGGCATCCGTATACACTCGGAAGAAGGTAAACACACAACGATATCCATTGTGATTCCAAAATAA
- a CDS encoding extracellular solute-binding protein: protein MSKWVSLALATTLVLSLAACGSNSGSKDNKGSANSGSANATDKPAEKTPDKKITITFQNIYPDPTDPKNQIMKKLVDQYHADHPNITIELDSLNTDQQKLKLKTQAASKEVPDITIVNPAAQMKPFVDAKLFAPLNDMLDQNGLGATFQEGLLDWYSFDGNTYAVPDGNNIAVVYYNKELFEQAGVKVPTTFEEMLEVVKTLKSKGITPIAIGEKDSWTGSFLFMNMVLRTNGGPGFLQDVVDKKKTFEDPAFTEAVDAFESLVAAGAFQEGATSFDYNAGENLFKTGKSAMYFMGTWATGGIETSSVNGKVGVFKFPTINGKGDPNEFMLAPGSAFAISADSEHLQETKDFLNYFMLNFPKETFEAKGAVGIGQVVDGDFKAAGYSDMAMEVLGLFKEVKGGDLAFDNTMNPGTAQVHLNSIQNLFVQKKDASEVAKEHQTAYEDNNK, encoded by the coding sequence ATGTCTAAATGGGTGAGTCTCGCATTAGCAACAACATTGGTGCTTAGCTTAGCGGCTTGCGGTAGCAACTCGGGCTCGAAAGATAACAAAGGTAGTGCAAATTCAGGTTCGGCAAATGCAACGGATAAGCCAGCTGAGAAGACTCCAGATAAAAAAATTACAATTACGTTCCAGAACATCTATCCTGACCCAACGGATCCTAAGAATCAAATCATGAAGAAGCTGGTAGACCAATATCACGCAGATCATCCAAACATTACGATTGAGCTTGATTCGCTCAATACGGATCAACAAAAACTGAAGCTGAAAACACAGGCTGCATCTAAAGAAGTTCCGGATATCACTATCGTAAACCCTGCAGCACAAATGAAACCTTTTGTGGATGCTAAATTGTTTGCTCCATTAAATGACATGCTCGACCAAAACGGTCTAGGCGCTACTTTCCAAGAAGGATTGTTAGATTGGTATAGCTTTGATGGCAATACTTATGCCGTTCCAGACGGTAATAACATCGCGGTTGTTTACTACAACAAAGAGCTATTCGAACAAGCAGGCGTAAAGGTACCAACAACCTTTGAAGAAATGCTTGAAGTTGTAAAAACATTGAAATCAAAAGGAATTACTCCGATTGCGATCGGTGAAAAGGATTCATGGACAGGTTCCTTCTTATTTATGAACATGGTGCTTCGTACCAATGGTGGACCTGGATTCCTGCAGGATGTAGTAGATAAGAAGAAAACATTTGAAGACCCTGCGTTCACAGAAGCAGTTGATGCATTCGAAAGTTTAGTTGCAGCTGGAGCCTTCCAAGAGGGAGCAACTTCCTTTGACTATAATGCCGGAGAGAACTTATTTAAAACAGGAAAATCCGCTATGTATTTCATGGGTACTTGGGCAACTGGCGGTATCGAAACTTCTTCAGTTAATGGAAAAGTGGGCGTGTTTAAGTTCCCGACGATTAACGGTAAAGGTGATCCAAACGAATTTATGTTAGCACCAGGTAGTGCGTTCGCAATTTCAGCGGATAGCGAGCATTTACAAGAAACAAAGGATTTCTTGAACTACTTCATGCTGAACTTCCCGAAAGAAACTTTTGAAGCTAAAGGTGCGGTGGGAATCGGTCAAGTCGTAGATGGAGATTTTAAAGCGGCTGGTTATTCTGATATGGCTATGGAAGTACTAGGTCTGTTCAAAGAAGTAAAAGGTGGCGACTTGGCATTTGATAACACGATGAATCCAGGTACAGCGCAAGTACACTTAAACAGCATTCAGAACCTGTTCGTGCAGAAGAAGGATGCTAGCGAAGTAGCGAAAGAGCATCAAACGGCATACGAAGACAATAACAAATAG
- a CDS encoding carbohydrate ABC transporter permease, which produces MNVLKVSRFTIVAFILPCTLIYFGIVFVPILVSLYSGLLDWNGIGQSSFIGFENFRNLFFHDPVFWPAVRRTLMFAVFSMAEIPIALMVAIFLRRYIRKPNFLVSSYFMPVILSVVIIGQLWKTIYNPAAMGGMLNQMLETVGLESWTRSWLTEPAVAMFALYFVALWQYLGYHTLIQFTGISNIPSEIYEAARIDGADGFKADRYITFPMIIPIFKISIVLAFIGSLQAFDMVMVMTGGGPAHATDVISTHMYNMSFLSMKYGYGSSIAAFLVILCLIATVIINFIFSSLEKRFS; this is translated from the coding sequence GTGAACGTTCTTAAGGTCTCCCGTTTTACGATTGTTGCGTTTATACTGCCTTGTACACTGATTTATTTTGGAATTGTCTTCGTGCCCATCCTCGTATCATTATATAGCGGTTTATTAGATTGGAATGGAATTGGTCAATCGTCCTTTATAGGATTTGAAAATTTTAGAAATCTATTTTTCCATGATCCTGTATTTTGGCCTGCAGTACGGAGAACACTGATGTTTGCCGTGTTTTCGATGGCAGAAATTCCGATTGCCTTAATGGTAGCTATCTTCCTGCGGAGATATATTCGCAAACCAAATTTTTTGGTGTCCAGCTATTTCATGCCGGTTATTCTATCTGTTGTTATCATCGGTCAGTTGTGGAAAACCATTTACAACCCGGCAGCGATGGGTGGGATGTTAAATCAAATGTTAGAGACAGTTGGACTAGAGTCCTGGACGAGATCTTGGTTAACCGAACCCGCAGTAGCAATGTTCGCCTTATATTTCGTCGCATTGTGGCAGTACTTGGGTTATCATACGCTCATCCAGTTTACAGGAATTTCAAATATTCCATCTGAAATATATGAGGCAGCTCGAATTGATGGAGCTGATGGCTTCAAGGCAGATCGTTACATTACTTTCCCCATGATTATTCCGATTTTTAAAATTTCCATTGTGCTGGCGTTTATCGGGTCGCTTCAAGCGTTCGATATGGTTATGGTCATGACGGGCGGAGGACCTGCTCACGCTACGGATGTGATCTCCACACATATGTATAATATGTCGTTCTTATCCATGAAGTATGGATATGGTAGTTCGATAGCTGCATTCCTGGTGATCCTATGTTTAATCGCCACAGTGATCATTAACTTTATCTTTAGTTCATTAGAGAAACGATTCTCATAA
- a CDS encoding carbohydrate ABC transporter permease produces the protein MGTSSVVGVRNRKVIPERQQKHKRFSLAKGIVILILSVLVVTQLYPLIWLVLYSFKTNEEILSGSFFSLPHSPQWINFTSALAGGRYFRYLWNSFFVTSVTMICVIIFSSLTAFAISRFRWRYGQVLLLMFLVGMMIPMQATLLPLMIIFKNIHILNTHLSLILPYIAFQTPIAVFILHGFMKTIPGEIEESAIMDGANVFRVYWNIILPVSVPPVVTVCILTFINIWNEYILAATFISAEKLKTLPFGVNSFVSQYSVNYGAIGAFLVLGALPVILVYFLLADKITEGMVAGAVKG, from the coding sequence ATGGGTACATCCAGTGTAGTGGGTGTAAGAAATCGGAAAGTCATACCCGAACGCCAACAGAAACATAAACGATTTTCCCTTGCTAAAGGAATCGTTATTCTAATCTTGTCTGTACTCGTAGTAACTCAGCTCTACCCATTGATCTGGCTCGTGCTCTACTCTTTCAAAACGAATGAGGAGATATTGTCGGGAAGCTTCTTCTCGCTTCCGCATTCCCCGCAATGGATCAACTTCACCTCCGCGCTTGCTGGTGGTAGATATTTCCGTTACTTATGGAATAGCTTCTTCGTTACTTCGGTGACGATGATCTGCGTTATTATTTTCAGCTCCTTGACAGCTTTTGCCATCAGTCGTTTCCGTTGGCGCTATGGGCAAGTGTTACTGCTGATGTTTCTGGTCGGTATGATGATCCCGATGCAAGCGACATTATTGCCATTAATGATTATTTTTAAGAACATACACATTCTGAATACGCATTTATCACTTATCCTGCCTTATATCGCCTTCCAAACTCCCATTGCTGTCTTTATCCTTCATGGTTTCATGAAGACGATCCCGGGAGAGATTGAAGAGTCAGCGATTATGGACGGTGCGAATGTATTCCGAGTCTATTGGAACATTATATTACCGGTTTCTGTACCACCTGTCGTGACCGTTTGTATTCTAACTTTTATTAACATATGGAACGAATATATCTTGGCGGCCACATTTATTTCTGCAGAAAAACTGAAGACATTGCCGTTTGGTGTGAACAGCTTTGTCAGCCAATATTCAGTAAACTATGGTGCTATTGGGGCTTTTCTAGTATTAGGTGCACTTCCTGTGATCTTGGTCTATTTCTTATTAGCAGACAAAATCACGGAGGGAATGGTAGCTGGAGCTGTAAAAGGATAA
- a CDS encoding sensor histidine kinase, whose product MFRSIRGRLFLLFLTCMTVILILVSFMYYTRALSIIHSKISDIAEKNISQTAGLFDLLLEGYNSVTKSLNGNYELTRLLQENSSNPSVSVINERWITNIIGAAYYSRKEIVGIHIITNSGKVYSYEKQFAGVIDINYAQTEWYNKLKASSGNMVWLGMYSSSPINTLQQDRVFVFGRQLYDLTDYKSIGIIVIETDPTPISDALSNVSISPGTNVFIMGAEGQVIASNGGQEDKEPVLTNLPRPTNEQAIIVDDKSDQLIVAAKTALADWTIYGLTPKGDFSAEINQTRMYLFMVLLVLIALSTAVASLVSKTIASPLKLLIREMKKVEMGNFKGSVNVNSFDEINSLVSSFNRMVLRMDELIERIKISSVSEKNAQLQALQSQVNPHFLYNTLDMIYWMLDEKGNERLSRVVLSLSQMFRYSSNWEEASQTTLRQELEQIRHYLNIIESRLEDRVQTEIHVDEMWLDVILPKVTIQPIIENAVKYGLEPLGIPCKLQVSAEQHDHELHIQIVDNGMGMEEETLRQVKASLQTNSDFILESTHRSRRGIGLRNVHARIHMMFGGAYGVRIESEKGVGTTVIVVLPIPLQGGTWR is encoded by the coding sequence ATGTTCCGTTCTATCCGTGGCCGTCTTTTTCTACTTTTCTTGACTTGTATGACTGTCATCCTTATCCTCGTAAGTTTTATGTATTATACACGTGCACTCAGTATTATTCATTCGAAAATCAGTGATATTGCCGAGAAGAATATTTCACAAACAGCAGGGCTCTTTGACCTGTTGCTTGAGGGTTATAATAGTGTCACGAAATCACTGAATGGGAATTATGAATTAACACGTCTACTTCAAGAAAATTCCAGTAATCCATCCGTTTCGGTTATTAATGAAAGGTGGATTACGAATATTATTGGTGCGGCGTATTATTCCCGCAAGGAGATTGTTGGGATTCACATTATTACGAATTCCGGTAAAGTGTATAGCTACGAGAAACAATTTGCGGGTGTCATCGACATCAATTATGCGCAAACGGAATGGTACAACAAACTGAAAGCGTCATCAGGAAATATGGTTTGGCTAGGGATGTATTCCAGTTCGCCTATTAATACATTGCAACAAGATCGGGTTTTTGTATTTGGTAGGCAACTCTACGATCTAACCGATTATAAGTCCATTGGAATCATTGTTATCGAAACAGACCCGACTCCGATCTCAGATGCTTTGTCCAATGTCAGCATAAGCCCGGGGACGAATGTGTTTATTATGGGAGCGGAAGGTCAAGTGATTGCTAGCAATGGAGGGCAAGAAGATAAGGAGCCCGTACTAACCAATCTTCCCAGACCTACGAATGAGCAGGCAATTATCGTAGATGATAAATCTGACCAATTGATCGTTGCAGCCAAGACTGCGCTTGCAGATTGGACGATTTACGGACTGACACCTAAGGGTGATTTTAGCGCTGAGATTAATCAAACAAGAATGTACTTATTTATGGTGCTTCTTGTGCTGATAGCTCTATCTACAGCAGTAGCTTCTCTAGTGTCTAAGACGATTGCTTCTCCTTTGAAGCTATTGATCCGTGAAATGAAGAAAGTTGAAATGGGGAATTTTAAAGGATCGGTGAACGTAAATTCATTTGATGAGATCAATAGTTTAGTCTCTTCCTTTAATCGAATGGTTCTACGGATGGATGAACTCATTGAGCGGATTAAGATATCTTCGGTCAGCGAGAAGAATGCCCAGCTACAAGCACTTCAATCCCAAGTGAATCCGCATTTTTTATATAATACTCTGGATATGATCTATTGGATGTTGGATGAGAAGGGCAATGAGAGACTGAGCCGAGTAGTACTCTCCTTGTCCCAAATGTTTCGGTATAGTAGTAATTGGGAAGAAGCTTCGCAAACCACGCTCCGACAAGAATTGGAGCAGATTCGCCACTATTTGAACATTATTGAGAGCCGTCTAGAGGATCGAGTTCAAACTGAAATTCATGTGGATGAGATGTGGCTCGATGTTATTTTACCGAAAGTGACCATTCAACCGATTATCGAAAACGCAGTGAAATATGGGTTAGAACCGCTGGGTATTCCATGTAAATTACAGGTATCCGCTGAACAACATGATCATGAACTCCATATTCAAATAGTTGATAACGGTATGGGTATGGAGGAAGAAACGTTGCGGCAAGTTAAAGCCTCACTACAAACGAACTCGGATTTTATATTGGAATCAACTCATCGATCAAGAAGGGGAATCGGACTGCGTAATGTTCACGCTCGGATTCATATGATGTTTGGGGGAGCCTATGGTGTTCGGATTGAAAGTGAGAAGGGAGTAGGAACAACAGTTATTGTTGTATTACCAATTCCGTTACAAGGAGGGACATGGAGATGA